CTTGGTTGGTAATGCTATAAGcattgctgatcaaaaaaataataatttgctATAAGCATATAGGGCAAGTTGATCCCACCTTGTTACCCTCCCCCAAAAAACAGAAGCAAAtagaaaagaggaagaaaaaagaacattttTTGATCTATGGAGTCCTATTGCTACCTCAACACGTGGCTGCCCAGTAAGAAGATTCGCAACAGCAGTCCCTACGACTGCATGACCAGCTTCATGTCGTGCAACTACACCCTTCTCACATCCCTGCAACTTGGCAGTCTTCTTTTCAATTCCCTGCAATAGAGTAATATTTAGTTTCTACGTAATCCAAATCAAGACTAAATGGAAATAAATAAATCtacttttttgataaataaggGTAAGGcacatgcaaaaaatcaacaaaaaatgaatcTACAAAAATTCTTGCAACAAAACCTTATGTATCTCATTAAACAAGCAAATCACAACCAAGAGGGTAATTATGCACTCAGCAAAATCAATGACAGAGCCTCAAAAGATAAACCCAACAACACAAGATGGGGGTGAATCAAGTGACTCACTCCGAAATTGAGCTATCTGTTGATTCTGCtcaatcagaaaaataacaaaaaggaaaggaaagagtgCAACATGCACAGCAGTCAATGGCAATTTTAGCATCATGCATGGTGGAAAGAGcataaatctcaaagtgaaGAACCATTCCTGCAATATTCTgccagaaaagaaaaataagtctAGTTATCACTATTCATTAATAACATCAGCAGAAACTAGCTTTCCTTCACTCACAGAGACAAACACCCCTAAAGGTTTTGTAGACATACAAAGAAATCCAAAAACCATTAAAATGAAATAATTTTATTGATGTACACCAACACAACTGTTGCACTAGGCTATCTTGTCATCAGGGATTGGGGGTTACGGTTTTCTGATAACAAACATCCGCTAACACATTATAATCTCAAGATGGATTATATTATAAATACTATATACAACTAAGCAAGGTCCAATTTACAGATCACGTTGAACTATTGAAGTAAAGACATAAACACTAAGATTTAAACAAGAAAAGTAAAGGAATACAGCAGCCTATATGCACAcccgaagagagagagaagatttaaACAAGAAAAGTAAAGGAATACAGCAGCCTATATGcacacccagagagagagagagagagagagagagagagagagagagagagagagagattttacaGCTATTGATCGCTCCACAGCATgaataaaatcaattttctccACAACAATTTTAGTTTGTCTTCCCGCCAACAAAGCAGCCTCATTTACCAAATTCGCAAGGTCTGCCCTGCACAACATTGAAAATCAACAATAACTTTCAATGTGATAAAACAGGACAACCTAGCAACTCACTGGATCAGAAAGGAATGTTACCCCGTAAATCCAGTAGTCATAGAAGCAATATCAGCAAGTTCAACGTCATCTCCTAAAGGAAGTTCTTTCTTCGAAACATGTACTTTTAAAATTGATTCTCTTCCAGTCCTATCAGGTGTTTCCACCTAAAAAGCagcataaaacaaaaaagatgtgTTACCAACCAACCTTGAGGTGGAAGAAATTTCTTCTGAGAGAGTTCAACAGAAACATttccaaaacaaagaaaatgcaaaCCATAACAACACGATCAAATCTCCCAGGTCGGCGAAGTGCGGGGTCTAAGACATCAGAGCGATTGGTGGCTCCAAGAACTATCACAGCAGAGTTGCTATCAAACCCATCCATCTCCTGCAGTGGAATCTCAAACACGTGAATCTCCCATAGACATGCCTAAAATGAACCTCCCTACTTGTAGAAACCTTACAGTGAGCAACTGATTCAAGGTCTGCTCTCGCTCATCATTACTGGCCATACGAAATTTACCATCACGGCTTTTTGCCACAGCATCAATCTGCAATAACAGAAGAAGGCACCGGATTCCATCAAGTAGGTTCCGGGTTCGAAAATGGATACTCGATGGAAGGATGAAATCCAAGGATTTTGACCTCATCTATAAATATGATTGATGGTGCCACCTCCTTAGCTCGTGCAAAGAGATCTCTGACACGGGATGCTCCCATGCCAACATACAATTCTACAAACTCACTTGCAGAACAACTTATGAAAGGTACTTCAGCTTCCCCAGCTACAGCCTTTGCTAAAAGAGTCTTACCTGTCCCAGGAAGACCCACCTGTAAGATAACCAAAACAAGCTTACGAGTCATACGTCAAACTTGTATCAAAACAAGTTACAAGAAAATACTGGTTTCTATCCTGCGGCATCAAGTTCTTCTGCCAACATGCACAGTCATGCAAGCAGTTGTTTGGGAACCATTCACGGGGTcgaactaaaataaaattttcataatcACTTTTAAACAACCCCTGTCTATAGAACATAATCCCGCTGTCCCAATTTTTGTCCGTTTTCATTATTTTcgacattcaaaaaaatttgttcctttttcgatgattttgaaaacattgtatacTAACTGCGAACTTTTTCACAAAGAGCGTTTGGCCTGATCAGAAGGCACAAGAAccaaaaaaaggacaaacaaattggatgGAGGGAGCATATCAATAGCCATCCTCTGACCAAAGATCCCAAgatcacaaaaaattaaatggaCCAAGTTACAAACATGTTAACCAGGCATCTGATGTAATGTATGAGATTCCATCCGGGAGGAAGTTTAAAATACTGGTCTTGGTCCTATCCTCTCAATCAAAGTTGCAAAGTGCTCCTGCTAGAGATTTGCAATATCTGCAAGTGACCTTTTATCTCTAAATGGTTTGTTTTGTTACAAGATAGCCTATATGCATAACCTTGCCACACTCACCAGGAGAACACCTCTGGGAGGACGAGCACCAAGTCGTACGTACTTATCTGGATTCCTGAGAAATTCCTGCACAGCAAAGTGCCAGCACATTGTGTTTCTGAATGAGCAAAATGGATTAAGCAACTTTAAGCTATAACTCATTAGTATATAGTAAATGAACCACTGGAATATCTGGCATACCACAATTTCTTCTAGCTCCTCCTTAGCCTCATCGACACCTGCAACATCAGCAAATGTGATAGCTTCCCCTTGTtcagaaacttttgcaccaCCAGAACTCCCAGACTTGTGATTCCTAAGCTGACCAGTTTTATGCTGTACACATTTTGCAGGTATCAAATCACCAAGCAATTAATAGAAGTAAACAAGGTGAACAGTCATGATCGTTCATACCTGAGTAAAGCTGAAAGGGAAGCGCTGAAGAAACCCTGCAAGCAGAGCAACATAGAACAAAGCAATCTGCAATGCAAATAGCAAACAAAAACATAGAGAATGTAAAATCTCAGCTGCAAATATAATTTGGACTAAAATCGTATATGCATTCAAATTCACAATCACAGAATACAAGTTGATTGGAAGAAGAATGAGATTGACGCAGCCACAACACACACTGCTTGCCGAAGTAAGTTAAGCCTTGACAGAGCCGCACTATGATGTTCTGGAAGTACATCTGTACGTGGATACTACAGAACCCTAATGCTCTTCGCAAATGCTAACTTTTTGGACTAGGCATGAAAATTTTCTTggcaaagaagagaagaaagtgTGAAGAGAGTAGTCATGGGCTAATTGACAGGACATAGACAGCAAGACAGAACCTATGGAACCTTTTAAAACTCAAAGTATGGTATGAAGAACTGCAATGcatattttcacaaaatagaTGCAAGGATCAACAAGAAAATGAGATGCAAGGATTAACAAGTGAATGAGAGGCATTGGATGCCCTACAAAAAGCATATTATTCGAATTTCTATAAAGCAGGAGCCAGTATATAACGAAGTTTCCCAATTTGATTATCAACCAGAACTCATAGACTTATATTATTCAAACCTCGATGTTTAACTTGACTATTGGCTGATCAACATTCTGTATCAAGGTTCGAGGTTTGCCTTTTGCAATGAGAGGAAAATTCCTTTTGTGGACCATGCAAATGTAAATACTGGTAAACTCTCCATGTTGAGAAATGCCTACATtaataccaaaaacaaaacatctGATTTCTTATTTCTATCTTTTCACACTGAAGACTTAAAGCCTCCACTCTTTAGTTTTGACATGGTGAAATTTCGTGGGCAAGAAAATATAACGCACACGGGCAAGTTCCAAAATATGGAATACATGGTTGAAGGCTCGTACAGACTGTACAGTTCTCTGCATGTGTAAAAGTTATTGCTACTAATCTAATGGAACACGCGGTGGAAGGCTCATACAGTTCTCTCTGTATAAATGTGTGTTTTCTCTATGAGTGAAGTCAATTGTGGTTAAGTTGAAGCAGAGAACTATAGTCTTCTGTTAGAAGACCTTGGAGGAGGTGAAGACCAACAGGAATCACTAACTTTTTGATTCTCAAAGCAAAGTCACGAAACACCAAGATCATCAAAGGCAGGTTCCTATGTAGAAAGATGGTATTCAAGACCATTTTTTGAACGGTACCAATTACCTAAGTAAATAAAACCATCATGAGGAGAAAGATATTCTAGCTCACATGAACAAACAATGGTAATATGGGATCCATTTAGTTCTGCTTAAGGGGCATTGCTGAAGCTTGATTCTTTGGCATTGCATTTGCAGTGGCAACTTCTTACCCTTGGTTTACTTTCTATTGAAATCCTTCTCAATCGTGCCTTACTACATACAAAAAACAGCAGCATAACATACCGCCTTTATCTACCAATCATCTTCGTTCTTGGGACACGTTGCAGTAATCCAAGAGGGTGAGACAGTTAAACTAATATCAAACGCACAAACAATTTCATTTTGCTCAAAACATGTCACGTCCTAAAACTGAAAATGTGACAATAATATCAAATCCTCgacaacaaaaaaatctgtaATGCACCTCACATACACGGATGTTCCCAAAAGGGTTAAACATGAGACACTATATATCAACGCACACAGAAACTAAGTAAATAGCCAACTGGGTATCACATGCTTTCTTCATGTCCTATGATGTCTGGGATTCTACAGCCAAGTCAAAAACTTCAACAGAGAAAAATCAAGATTTCATAGTAATTGCTCGTGACACATTAAGCACCAAAGGCCTTACCCACGCAAAGTTGAAGAATCCGCCAGACCGATAATCCGGAGACCCAAACTCAACATCATTCTCAACCATCTTCTCATACGGGGTCTTGATATCAATCGGACGAGTCGTCTTATACAAAATCCGCTTAGTCGGGGCGACACTCTGGAACAACGACTCCAACTCCTGCAACTTACGACTACTTTGACCCAACTCACTTTCCATACTACTACCCCCTGCCTCTGATTTCAACTTAAACACTATATGAAAATCATCAACTTCGACCTTTTCCACCTGATTACCATTAATCTTGCTCAAGAAATCACTATAAGGAACGCTGACGTACGTGGTTGGAGTCCTTGGCTCTGACCCCATAAACGGAATCCCGGGCCTAACCAACCTCAATACGAATATAGCAACCCCTAATTGCAACAGCATTACCCCCGTTTCTTGCGCCTGAATTAACGGCTGCCACCGCCCCTTACCACCCCCGCGGCCGTTCCACCACCCGCCTTTCccgctcttcttcttctccgagGGGCTCGAGGTCGACGGCTTCGAGCCGACTCCTTTGCTCTCCGCGGCCGTATTCGTATTCGTTTCGCTCTTTTCCCCACCCGAAGAACTCGCCTTGGAATCCGACTCCTGTTCGCGCGAGCCGTTGGCGTGAattctactactactactaccactACCACGACTACTCTCCCTCCAACCATGGTTGCCCCATAAATCGAACACGTCTAATCTCTTTGAAACCCTAGATTGTCGGTATACGTTGTTAATCGGGCGACGTAACGCCGAGCTGGTGAATAAACGACTCGGCTGAGCCGGCTCTTGGTTTAAAACCCTAAATCGATTACCGAGGAAACCGCATCTGTACAAGTCTATGCGACTGTTGTTCGGACATAGCCATAATTTCCTGTGAAAAACGGGTCCTATATGTATGATCTCCGGCATTGGAGAaactaggagagagaaaattttggtCCGATgtgagagaggaagaggagaagagagagagagagagagagagagagagagagagagatgggagaggTCTGAGAATGGAGTTTGGACCGTGGGATTAAGTGATAGAGTGGTGAGAACCGTTAACTTGAACGTCTCTTTTTCAAGTGTTTTCGTGTTATCCGGATGTTTGTATCAGTGTATGGTCCTGCTATATTGGCTTGTGCCGTATACTACATGAAAGGATGGGATTCCATGTATTGGCACACTTAATAAGTTGCATAAGCTAACACAGTCcataaaaggaaattaattttagCACTCCAACAATTGATGGATAGGCtccaaaatgacgtcgttttgtgTATCAATACAGTTTAATTTTAGAGCcccttcatcaatttttggagtgtcaaaatcacaatcctCCATAAAATTGATACTAAcaaatattattattaaaacacaaaatatttattaacataaatataaagcaTGATTTTGAATAGAACTTGCCGTGCGATATATATTGATGATCCATGTGTATCAAACGATTTTTTATACTGTTGTATTCGAAATTGTGTCTTGAAAAAATGTCAATATCCGGCCTAAAGACAGAGAATAATAGAtaaaatgtgcattgatatccgataaagtgtattaatatttgTGAAAATGTATTAATATTCGCGAGATATGTATTTATATCCgaatttgtttgaaattattgaCAGATCTTCCGCCTTGTGGGCGGAGGTTAGCGAGGCTATAAAAAATTATCGGAACCAGTTATGTAGTGAGGTGGTATATGtgagtgtttgaaaaaataattccCCCAAAATAAGGATATTGCCcattagatatatatatattttttttgggaagattAAGAAATTCATTCATAATAAGGAGAGAGTTCAAGGAACGGACTTCATAGGGAGACGGTTAGAACAAATGCCAAATAagcaacaaaaaacaaacaaactgtCTACTCCCAAAAGGAATATAGAAGCAAACAAACGCATTCACAGATAAAGTTCCTCTGCAAAAAAATCATTAGAAAATCTAGAGCTGAAAAAGGATACTACTAATGTAGCACTTGACGCTTTGGTGCATGAAATACATGAGTATCGTTGCAACTATCTTCAATGGTATGTGCTCGTTGCGTTTATGCCTTGCGTATTTTTTGAAGTCTTGAACACTTTGACCATCGTCAAGATCCTTGAGCCGTGATTTTCGCCTATAAGCTCTGTGTTTACTGGGGCCAACCACATGGCGACCTCCTTTCTTAGCAATGCTATATCCCGAAGTAATTCTCAATCCATTGATTCATACTATATTTGATTAACTACGCAAATTGAGCCGAGCCCAAGCACCCTATGGGTCCATTTGATTATCGAGATAATGGTAGAAAAtgcaaggaatttttttttgggtgtgtgttTACTTAGCAAGAATGTCTTAAAAAGTAGTAGAAAGTAAACTTTCCTATACAACCTTCTAAAGCATGAgagcttattttattttttctcacaaaatgtgCAAggaatatatttattttattgagaaaatcaACAACAATTATTCTAACCCCCTTCTCCTCTTCCCTCCACCTTTTCTCTTTTATACTACTCTATTATTTTATTGCAAAACTTTAATTCTAATTAAACAGATGTGAGGAAAA
The sequence above is a segment of the Rhododendron vialii isolate Sample 1 chromosome 13a, ASM3025357v1 genome. Coding sequences within it:
- the LOC131314344 gene encoding ATP-dependent zinc metalloprotease FTSH 9, chloroplastic isoform X1 produces the protein MPEIIHIGPVFHRKLWLCPNNSRIDLYRCGFLGNRFRVLNQEPAQPSRLFTSSALRRPINNVYRQSRVSKRLDVFDLWGNHGWRESSRGSGSSSSRIHANGSREQESDSKASSSGGEKSETNTNTAAESKGVGSKPSTSSPSEKKKSGKGGWWNGRGGGKGRWQPLIQAQETGVMLLQLGVAIFVLRLVRPGIPFMGSEPRTPTTYVSVPYSDFLSKINGNQVEKVEVDDFHIVFKLKSEAGGSSMESELGQSSRKLQELESLFQSVAPTKRILYKTTRPIDIKTPYEKMVENDVEFGSPDYRSGGFFNFAWIALFYVALLAGFLQRFPFSFTQHKTGQLRNHKSGSSGGAKVSEQGEAITFADVAGVDEAKEELEEIVEFLRNPDKYVRLGARPPRGVLLVGLPGTGKTLLAKAVAGEAEVPFISCSASEFVELYVGMGASRVRDLFARAKEVAPSIIFIDEIDAVAKSRDGKFRMASNDEREQTLNQLLTEMDGFDSNSAVIVLGATNRSDVLDPALRRPGRFDRVVMVETPDRTGRESILKVHVSKKELPLGDDVELADIASMTTGFTGADLANLVNEAALLAGRQTKIVVEKIDFIHAVERSIAGIEKKTAKLQGCEKGVVARHEAGHAVVGTAVANLLTGQPRVEKLSILPRSGGTLGFAYTPPTTEDRYLLFVDELRGRLVTLLGGRAAEEFVYAGRVSTGALDDIRRATDMAYKAVAEYGLNPTIGPVSMATLSGGGADESGGVPWGRDQGHLVDLVQREVRTLLQSALEAALSVVQANPTVLEGLGAHLEEKEKVDGAELQEWLKLVVAPTELKFFITGKQESLLPLQAGS